From one Xiphophorus hellerii strain 12219 chromosome 18, Xiphophorus_hellerii-4.1, whole genome shotgun sequence genomic stretch:
- the brca2 gene encoding breast cancer type 2 susceptibility protein isoform X1, with the protein MDSCIQNMYDAFKDEIWKELGPLDPNWFEVLTAQASLNEGNVADNDELCANQEGYFKVPLEKTAIESQLFSTPKVFRHCQIVSPDTEDDSSFTAAQEKEMLPWMPRQSPCLFQPPKLCVSNLKCEGVQPQSEASFDILHSPEKSPASYANHISESLGAQINPDISWTSSFNTPRALPSTLILSKTDESPCPESVTADRKVVFVRKLFPSLSNSSLKTSRTSLGPVFPVTDTCSESPLNQSESHQQQKVPDALEGDVCSADAPKSFFSNSSSALRKVKPDRVKRKQIIQTNVDVCSHEDTSKSDNAASSEEDLESGGLPSTTLVKTGDTAISQWSPLSLSEISSSAVGSNMTLPGYTDSVQPTRPTLKITDSGFTQKKRKFVYTITTTKSQACGQDFQTTDPSLKISESEQENGKPFVNTPDKEECQRTKNQRNIVEETINCSLGTKLQDIDMSQLCRDFAQDFSQMTDLKTGENTQRNFSPAACLSAMKQTKQNGKPANFPNDYSCISKNRCIPTSNQPFSISEVTMIDSGFQSGVADVTHMTSSSFGLPLLENVGQNQPKQSFKTGMHNFPSTNGSGKPKFDVEVPVQRSGTGQAPDHAMEIELHIASISTEELWDREETVGESKSSQPQKTPVSLLPADASGFKTASNKGIHISLANLEKAKRLFEATEDKKSSLDNSTKSYHGIIYKSNSICEKTTDTSSDSSLPSCAGKSFGNVSSQLTASEKADVTELCTLLEEADSQFEFTQFKSTKKLPNHQDNHNPPQKEDKDLDPALLADIDFDDSFSSEGGKHSTVMMNDKVASVLENRTHGETAKAINRCTGMSDLLKTETHLNSLSGTISEEREFLKLDEPNILPRAEDTETRYLENNKALIHSEAFRTAGGNVLHVSKKCLNKAKALFADLERNLTDQKLSDKQNGKNAAITEQKCNRDSDTFRKDSERKKENWDVGSKIENCFSKLEGVVCSNKNVGNRNDTKSVKKNEIDTIICENGFRKASGKGISISANYMQEADAFFKDCHVMEHKEGKKSFSNFKSPQVSISKKSVTGCTELENVNTAVVSHHTKERRLNEVERNSKFTAALKNEDGKSFLTSKPFAMLHPSKSTDLSAFEELCTGDGFCTAAGKNISVSAAAMKKDESLLNQIHAPEEINKETNEKEKASKTKCLGDELSNLDDGGFQVVNGKKFAISSAPLKKPTLLRESDKSEDAICISSQQSSPKTPVIPVTNLWSGGFSAASGKPVVLSSVALEKTQTLVSDISLNMDKVAESAPVKKDKKHQTEPEKICSGFTTAGGANDQMSQEKFDDLILAKAVQEEDALSTDSVLESNNVMLESVGSKKEDEKPHADQRFRTHTPVEAVKGCFKDADKQEKHKENLLPQASCGFKTASGKKVEVSFEALKKAENLLGDCVGVMDRVNAALPESKAIDLPVRNDGFQSASGKPVALSSEALQKAKSLFSDIGFRAEDPDTSQMRKSGKNQDGSNNTEKMSCGFTTARGEKVDVLQKNLQKAKALFKELDDQVLSKAAQEEDAFFAGCDMDINKEMLENDLKGKVHMQRSRKASLAKCYTDDEMRVSISIPECSSNANKQVEQRENILPQARRGFQTASGKRVDVSSEALKKAETLFSEFEGIQDKTNAMSSQSQSSALSLRNCGFHSASGKPMAPSTEAVQKAKSLFGDITSSTEDSDFSQTVKADGKQDSRSKTQKICCGFTTAKGEKVDVSQKNLQRAKFLFKEVDDLALTKAMQDTDPFFNQEEGWTMDSNSEKSSEQTNMAPVNESGSIKGNMSELRTNTGSICEEPESSSIKAKQNEGGFQTASGKTVAVSAEALSRAKLLLSENKADEESTCVCAASGKPFSHEALQKAKTYFSSGVESLPSAADSRSDDHIEEKSHLSICNLNTKSCNQRSDIIQTNKSSDPKFQLLNLTGCTETQQKFLAQEALDCTKALLEDEVLVGQSLLTTSEDLQLLDDQHLNKKSAEEDKGRKRRRAEDLIAQPPSKRRLLEEFDRTAENSRGSGLHPVKSGPNGIMDRGVFMCGAFLHPNITKPNRDAKSFVHTRLQRTIQMPHSDQGDGRSAACRMPTFVPPFFKNSKRDALNKPEARDRKKVPAFVPPFKKQRVVHEESSPKQQEDNKQHHSLCLETNSKTDAPLTKTTQNCEEVVTLVNTPNTKMINQSVPLKVGSVSSTEMLHVDDKLSRSQDRTENIGLARDMQDMRIRKKKRQTIRPLPGSLFLTKTSGVARIPLKAAVNGNIPSRYSAQELYECGVHKYVPEITGENAESFRFNLLQFVKQEMLADGGGVQLADGGWLIPSDDWTAGKEEFYRALCDTSGVDPKLISEQWVYNHYRWIVWKQASMEKSFPETMGSLCLTPEQVLLQLKYRYDVEVDHSRRPALRKIMERDDTPAKTLILCVCEIISKGQLLHAQICSDTKMSQSAKTKMETPVAVVRLTDGWYAIKAQLDEPLTAMLHKGRLAVGGKLIIHGAQLMGPQDGCSPLEAPDSLMLKIWSNSTRRARWDAKLGFHTDPRPFLLPVSCLYSNGGPIGCVDIYILRSYPMQWMERKSDGGVVFRSARAEEKEARRFNSHKQKAVELLFAKVQAEFEKEEEGSIKCQRRRQMVGKQDIGNLQEGEDLYEALGDDPAYLEAHLSEQQLESLQAYRRSLMEKKQAELQDRYWRALDAEDNEMSCPKRDVTPVWRLCIADSRIQSSCVVYQLNLWRPSSDLQSLLKEGRRFKVYNLVASDGKKPSNVETVQLTGTKKTQFQELQVSQEWVSSHFRQRISTDFVNLQNEEFKPLCGEVDLTGLVISVVDQQGSSPAFYLVDGKKNFVKVRCFSSLSQAGLEDIVKPRVLLALSNLQLRGQSIHPTPVLYAGDLTVFSTNPKEIHLQESLDQLRNVVQVQDNFFLTAEEKLAHSIKSDGSCSSSLQPEMPVAARRQDSKTNVAFLKPIKSLGSFTPVSSNLPAATSSTEKDPKSLKRKRALDYLCRIPSPPPIFPLASVVSPCVKKTFNPPRRSGPPSTLKPVQTATIKATDSLVEDEWVNDEELAMIDTQALHVGNLF; encoded by the exons ATGGATTCATGCATACAAAACATGTACGACGCATTTAAAGATGAAATCTGGAAAG AGCTGGGACCTTTGGACCCAAACTGGTTTGAGGTACTGACAGCCCAAGCTTCTTTGAATGAAGGAAATGTTGCCGATAACGATGAGTTGTGCGCCAACCAAGAGGGATATTTCAAGGTTCCTCTGGAGAAGACGGCAATAGAAAGCCAGCTGTTTTCAACCCCTAAAGTTTTCAGACACTGTCAAATTGTGTCACCAGACACTGAGGATGATTCGTCGTTCACAGCTGCACAGG AAAAGGAAATGTTACCATGGATGCCAAGGCAAAGTCCCTGTTTGTTTCAGCCGCCAAAACTGTG tgtctctaatttaaaatgtgaaggTGTTCAGCCTCAGAGTGAGGCGAGTTTTG atattCTGCATTCCCCAGAGAAATCCCCT GCCAGCTATGCCAACCACATTTCTGAAAGTCTCGGCGCACAGATCAATCCTGACATTTCTTGGACCAGTTCTTTTAATACACCACGAGCTTTGCCATCTACTCTAATTTTAT ctaAAACTGATGAGAGTCCCTGTCCAGAGAGTGTTACTGCAGACAGAAAAGTTGTT TTTGTACGGAAGCTTTTCCCTTCACTTTCGAATTCCTCCCTTAAGACATCAAGAACTTCCCTAG GTCCAGTTTTCCCTGTGACTGATACCTGCTCCGAGTCTCCATTGAACCAGAGTGAAAGTCATCAACAACAGAAAGTTCCAGATGCTCTGGAAGGAGACGTTTGTAGCGCAGATGCACCTAAAAGTTTCTTTTCTAATAGTAGTTCTGCTCTGAGAAAAGTGAAACCTGACAGAGTTAAACGTAAGCAAATAATTCAAACAAATGTAGATGTCTGCAGCCATGAAGATACCTCAAAATCAGACAATGCTGCATCCAGTGAAGAGGATCTGGAATCTGGGGGTTTGCCTTCAACCACACTGGTGAAAACTGGAGATACGGCAATCAGCCAGTGGTCTCCTCTAAGTCTATCTGAAATCTCATCTTCTGCTGTGGGAAGCAATATGACACTGCCAGGGTACACTGACTCTGTGCAACCAACCAGGCCAACATTGAAAATTACTGACTCTGGATTTactcaaaaaaagagaaagtttgtTTACACTATCACAACCACAAAATCGCAAGCTTGTGGCCAAGACTTCCAGACAACAGATCCCTCACTAAAGATTTCAGAGTCTG aacaagaaaATGGCAAGCCATTTGTGAACACCCCGGATAAAGAAGAGTGTCAGAGGactaaaaatcaaagaaatattGTAGAGGAAACCATAAATTGCTCTCTTGGAACAAAACTCCAGGATATTGACATGTCACAACTTTGTCGAGATTTTGCACAGGACTTCAGCCAAATGACAGACTTAAAAACTGGGGAGAACACGCAAAGGAACTTCTCTCCTGCGGCGTGTCTGTCTGctatgaaacaaacaaaacagaacggAAAGCCAGCTAACTTTCCCAATGATTACAGTTGtatcagtaaaaacagatgcatCCCTACCAGTAATCAACCATTCTCAATCAGTGAAGTCACTATGATTGACAGCGGATTCCAATCAGGTGTAGCAGACGTCACCCATATGACTTCCTCGTCATTTGGTCTTCCGCTCTTAGAGAATGTTGGCCAAAACCAACCAAAGCAGAGTTTCAAAACTGGTATGCATAATTTTCCCTCAACTAATGGAAGTGGAAAGCCAAAATTTGATGTTGAAGTGCCTGTGCAGAGGTCTGGCACAGGGCAGGCTCCGGACCATGCAATGGAAATTGAGTTGCACATAGCGAGCATATCAACAGAGGAATTATGGGACAGAGAAGAAACTGTTGGTGAAAGTAAAAGCAGCCAGCCACAAAAAACTCCTGTTTCTCTTCTGCCTGCTGACGCATCAGGATTCAAAACCGCCTCAAATAAAGGCATCCACATATCACTTGCTAACCTGGAAAAAGCAAAGCGTTTATTTGAAGCGACTGAAGATAAAAAGTCTTCTCTTGACAACAGCACCAAATCCTATCATggcattatttataaaagtaattcaatttgtgaaaaaacaacagatacATCATCTGACTCAAGCCTGCCCTCCTGTGCCGGAAAGTCATTTGGAAATGTCAGTTCCCAATTAACAGCCTCAGAAAAAGCCGACGTGACGGAACTTTGCACTCTCTTGGAAGAGGCAGACAGCCAATTTGAGTTTACACAGTTCAAATCTACAAAAAAGCTACCAAATCATCAAGATAATCACAATCCTCCACAAAAAGAAGACAAGGATCTTGACCCTGCTCTTCTTGCAGATATAGACTTTGACGACAGCTTTAGTTCTGAAGGTGGAAAGCACTCCACAGTCATGATGAATGACAAAGTGGCCTCAGTTTTAGAAAACAGGACACATGGAGAAACAGCAAAAGCCATAAATCGGTGCACAGGAATGTCAGATTTGCTGAAAACGGAAACTCATTTAAATTCTTTGTCAGGAACCATTTCTGAAGAGAGGGAATTTCTAAAGTTAGATGAACCAAATATTCTTCCTCGGGCTGAGGATACTGAAACTAGATATCTGGAGAACAACAAGGCTTTGATCCATAGTGAGGCATTTAGGACAGCAGGtggaaatgttttgcatgtCTCTAAAAAGTGTCTGAACAAAGCCAAGGCTTTGTTTGCAGATTTGGAGAGAAATTTGACAGATCAGAAACTTTCTGATAAGCAGAACGGGAAAAATGCTGCCATAACAGAACAGAAATGTAACAGGGATTCTGACACGTTCAGAAAGGactcagaaagaaagaaggaaaactgGGATGTCGGAAGCAAAATTGAGAATTGCTTTTCCAAATTAGAAGGGGTTgtctgttcaaataaaaatgttggaaacaGGAACGACAccaaaagtgtgaaaaaaaatgaaattgacacaataatctgtgaaaatggATTCAGAAAGGCCAGTGGGAAAGGAATCTCCATTTCAGCTAACTACATGCAAGAGGCAGATGCATTTTTCAAAGACTGCCATGTAATGGAGCACAAAGAAggtaagaaaagcttttcaaactTCAAAAGCCCTCAGGTCAGCATTTCTAAGAAGAGTGTCACTGGATGCACTGaacttgaaaatgtaaatacagcCGTGGTCTCACATCACACAAAAGAACGACGTCTgaatgaagtggaaagaaatagCAAGTTTACAGCAGCTTTGAAAAATGAAGACGGAAAATCTTTTCTGACTTCAAAGCCGTTCGCTATGCTTCACCCATCAAAGAGCACGGATTTGTCTGCTTTTGAAGAGCTGTGCACAGGTGATGGGTTTTGTACAGCTGCTGGGAAGAACATTAGTGTGTCTGCTGCTGCTATGAAGAAGGATGAATCTCTTTTGAATCAGATTCACGCACCCGAGGagataaacaaagaaactaatgaaaaagaaaaggcttcaaaaacaaaatgccttGGTGATGAGCTATCGAACCTAGATGATGGTGGTTTCCAAGTTGTTAATGGAAAGAAATTCGCAATTTCATCAGCACCTTTAAAGAAACCAACTCTGCTAAGAGAATCTGATAAGTCAGAGGATGCAATTTGTATTTCCTCTCAGCAATCCAGTCCCAAGACACCAGTTATCCCAGTTACTAATCTCTGGAGTGGTGGTTTTTCTGCAGCCAGTGGCAAACCTGTTGTCTTGTCATCTGTGGCCTTGGAGAAGACTCAGACACTGGTCAGTGATATCAGTTTGAACATGGATAAGGTGGCAGAATCTGCTCCAGTTAAAAAGGATAAGAAACatcaaacagaaccagaaaaaaTATGCTCTGGTTTCACAACTGCAGGAGGAGCAAACGATCAAATGTCACAGGAAAAATTTGATGATTTGATTTTAGCCAAAGCAGTGCAAGAGGAAGATGCTCTCTCCACCGACAGTGTTCTGGAAAGCAACAATGTAATGTTGGAGAGTGTGGGGAGCAAGAAGGAAGATGAAAAACCTCATGCAGATCAAAGATTTAGAACACACACACCTGTAGAGGCTGTGAAAGGATGCTTCAAGGATGCAGATAAacaagagaaacacaaagagaaccTTTTACCACAAGCAAGCTGTGGATTTAAGACAGCCAGTGGGAAAAAAGTTGAAGTTTCATTTGAAGCTCTgaagaaagcagaaaacttGTTAGGTGACTGTGTAGGAGTCATGGATAGAGTGAATGCAGCACTGCCAGAATCCAAGGCTATTGATCTTCCAGTCAGAAATGATGGATTTCAATCTGCCAGCGGTAAACCTGTAGCACTTTCATCAGAGGCCCTTCAAAAGGCAAAATCTCTCTTCAGTGACATCGGTTTCAGAGCAGAGGACCCAGATACTTCACAGATGAGGAAAAGTGGCAAGAATCAAGACGGTAGCAACAATACAGAGAAAATGTCTTGTGGTTTCACAACTGCAAGAGGGGAAAAAGTTGATGTGTTGCAGAAAAATCTTCAGAAGGCAAAAGCACTTTTCAAAGAACTTGATGATCAGGTTTTAAGCAAAGCGGCACAGGAGGAAGATgctttctttgcaggatgtgaTATGGACATTAATAAGGAAATGTTGGAAAATGACTTAAAAGGTAAAGTACATATGCAGAGAAGCAGAAAGGCAAGTCTTGCAAAATGTTATACAGATGATGAGATGAGGGTAAGCATTTCTATCCCTGAGTGCTCCAGCAATGCAAACAAACAAGTggaacaaagagaaaacattttaccgcAAGCAAGGCGTGGATTTCAAACAGCCAGTGGGAAAAGAGTCGATGTTTCTTCTGAAGCCCTAAAGAAAGCAGAAACCCTGTTTAGCGAGTTTGAAGGAATTCAGGataaaacaaatgcaatgtCATCACAGTCCCAGTCTTCTGCTCTTTCGCTCAGAAACTGTGGGTTTCATTCTGCCAGCGGTAAACCAATGGCACCTTCCACTGAGGCTGTTCAAAAGGCAAAATCCCTCTTTGGTGACATCACTTCCAGTACGGAGGACTCGGATTTTTCACAGACAGTAAAAGCAGATGGGAAACAAGACAGTCGAagcaaaactcagaaaatatgttGTGGCTTTACAACCGCAAAGGGAGAAAAAGTTGATGTGTCGCAGAAAAATCTTCAAAGGGCAAAATTCCTCTTCAAAGAAGTTGATGATTTAGCTTTAACAAAAGCAATGCAAGATACAGATCCTTTTTTTAACCAAGAGGAAGGTTGGACTATGGACAGTAACAGTGAAAAATCATCAGAACAAACTAATATGGCACCCGTTAATGAAAGTGGCAGCATAAAGGGAAACATGTCTGAACTCAGAACAAATACCGGTAGTATTTGTGAAGAGCCCGAAAGCAGTTCCatcaaagcaaaacagaatgaaggTGGATTTCAGACGGCAAGTGGGAAAACGGTTGCTGTTTCAGCTGAGGCTCTGTCGAGAGCAAAACTTCTGCTGagtgaaaacaaagcagatgaGGAGAGCActtgtgtttgtgctgcaagTGGTAAACCATTTTCACATGAGGCCTTACAGAAAGCAAAGACTTACTTTAGCAGTGGAGTGGAGTCATTACCTTCAGCAGCAGACAGCCGAAGTGATGACCACATAGAAGAAAAGTCACACTTGTCAATTTGCAATTTAAATACTAAAAGCTGCAACCAGAGATCTGACATTATACAAACGAATAAATCTTCAGACCCAAAATTTCAGTTGCTAAACCTCACTGGCTGtacagaaacacagcaaaagtTTCTTGCCCAAGAAGCTTTAGATTGCACAAAAGCCTTACTAGAAGATGAAGTTCTAGTTGGTCAAAGTCTGTTGAcgacttcagaagatttgcaaCTGCTAGATGaccaacatttaaacaaaaaatcagcTGAAGAGGACAAagggaggaaaaggagaaggGCTGAAGATCTCATTG CTCAGCCACCTTCTAAACGAAGGTTACTGGAAGAATTTGACAGAACCGCTGAAAATTCACGAGGTTCAGGACTCCACCCAGTGAAAAGTGGCCCAAATG GGATAATGGACAGGGGTGTTTTCATGTGCGGCGCCTTTCTTCATCCAAACATTACAAAGCCAAACAG GGATGCAAAAAGCTTTGTGCACACAAGATTACAAAGGACAATCCAAATGCCGCATTCTGACCAAGGAGATGGTCGATCTGCAGCCTGCAGGATGCCGACATTTGTCCCACCATTTTTCAAAAACTCAAAGAGAGATGCACTCAATAAACCAGAGGCCAGAGACCGCAAAAAAGTGCCTGCGTTTGTTCCACCGTTCAAAAAACAAAGGGTTGTCCATGAAGAAAGTTCCCCTAAACAACAGGAGGACAATAAGCAGCATCACTCTTTATGTTTGGAGACCAACAGCAAAACAGATGCACCACTTACTAAAACAACCCAAAATTGTGAAGAAGTTGTCACTTTAGTCAACACTCCAAACACTAAGATGATTAATCAAAGTGTTCCTCTAAAGGTGGGATCTGTCAGCTCTACTGAAATGCTACATGTGGATGACAAGCTTTCCAGAAGCCAAG ACAGGACTGAGAACATTGGACTGGCCCGGGACATGCAGGACATGAGGATTAGGAAAAAGAAGCGGCAGACCATTCGACCGCTGCCTGGGAGCTTATTTCTGACAAAAACCTCAGGGGTGGCGAGAATCCCATTAAAAGCTGCAGTCAATGGAAATATTCCTTCAAGATACTCGGCCCAAGAG CTGTATGAGTGTGGAGTCCATAAGTATGTTCCAGAGATCACCGGAGAGAACGCCGAATCATTCCGCTTCAATTTGCTGCAGTTCGTCAAACAAGAAATGTTAGCCGATGGAGGTGGTGTTCAACTCGCTGACGGAGGCTGGTTGATCCCCAGTGACGACTGGACAGCAGGAAAAGAAGAATTCTATAG AGCATTATGTGACACTTCTGGAGTGGATCCCAAGCTGATCAGTGAGCAGTGGGTGTACAATCACTACAGGTGGATTGTGTGGAAGCAGGCCTCCATGGAGAAATCATTTCCAGAAACAATGGGCAGCCTTTGCCTCACCCCAGAGCAGGTTCTCCTCCAGCTTAAGTACAG aTATGACGTAGAGGTGGACCACAGCCGCAGACCAGCTTTGAGGAAGATCATGGAAAGAGATGATACGCCGGCCAAAACTCTTATTCTCTGTGTCTGTGAGATCATCTCTAAAGGTCAGCTCCTACATGCACAGATCTGCAGTGACACCAAGATGTCACAAAGTGCTAAAACCAAGATGGAAACTCCAGTTGCGGTCGTGCGGCTTACAGATGGCTGGTATGCCATCAAAGCTCAGCTGGATGAACCATTGACTGCAATGCTTCACAAAGGTCGGCTTGCTGTTGGTGGCAAATTGATAATCCATGGAGCACAACTGATGGGACCACAAGATGGTTGCTCCCCTTTGGAGGCACCGGATTCTTTAATGTTGAAG ATATGGTCCAATAGCACTAGGCGTGCACGGTGGGATGCTAAGCTGGGATTCCACACAGATCCACGACCATTTCTGCTTCCAGTCTCCTGCTTGTATAGTAATGGAGGACCAATAGGATGTGTTGACATCTACATACTGAGAAGCTATCCCATGCAG tggaTGGAGAGGAAATCAGATGGAGGTGTTGTGTTTAGGTCCGCTCGGGCAGAAGAGAAGGAGGCGAGACGATTCAACAGCCACAAACAGAAAGCAGTAGAGTTGCTGTTTGCCAAGGTTCAAGCTGaatttgaaaaagaagaagaag GGAGTATCAAATGTCAGCGCAGAAGGCAAATGGTTGGCAAGCAGGATATTGGGAACTTGCAGGAAGGAGAAGACTTGTATGAAGCACTTGGAGATGACCCTGCTTACTTGGAG GCTCATTTAAGTGAACAACAGCTGGAGAGTCTTCAGGCCTACAGGCGCTCACTGATGGAGAAGAAGCAGGCTGAGCTGCAGGACAGATATTGGCGTGCTCTGGATGCAGAGGACAATGAAATGAGCTGTCCAAAAAGAGACGTGACACCTGTATGGAGACTTTGCATCGCTGACTCAAGGATTCAGTCCAGCTGCG TAGTTTATCAGTTAAACCTTTGGCGGCCTTCTTCAGATCTCCAGTCTTTGCTGAAGGAAGGTCGTCGATTCAAAGTGTATAACCTTGTTGCCTCTGATGGAAAGAAACCTAGCAACGTTGAAACTGTTCAGCTGACTGGGACGAAGAAGACACAGTTCCAGGAACTTCAG GTGTCACAAGAATGGGTGTCCTCGCATTTTCGGCAAAGAATCTCCACAGATTTTGTAAATCTTCAGAATGAGGAATTCAAGCCTCTGTGTGGAGAAGTTGATCTCACAGGATTAGTCATCAGTGTTGTAGATCAACAGG GTTCCTCGCCTGCATTTTATTTGGTTGATGGGAAAAAGAATTTTGTGAAAGTGCGCTGCTTCAGCAGCTTGTCTCAGGCCGGCCTTGAAGACATAGTGAAACCACGTGTTCTTTTGGCACTGAGtaacctgcagctcagaggccAGTCTATACACCCCACTCCGGTTCTGTATGCTGGGGATCTGACTGTCTTCTCTACGAACCCCAAGGAGATTCATCTACAGGAATCCCTTGACCAACTCAGAAACGTGGTACAG GTTCAGGACAACTTCTTTTTGACTGCTGAGGAAAAGCTTGCCCATTCAATCAAGTCTGATGGATCCTGCTCTTCATCCTTGCAACCTGAAATGCCAGTCGCTGCAAGAAGACAAGACTCAAAGACAAAC GTGGCCTTTCTGAAACCAATCAAAAGCCTTGGATCATTTACACCTGTCAGCAGTAACCTTCCTGCTGCAACATCTTCAACAGAAAAAGACCCCAAAagcttgaaaagaaaaagagctttGGATTATCTTTGTCGCATCCCGTCTCCACCACCCATCTTCCCCCTGGCCTCAGTGGTGTCTccttgtgtaaaaaaaacattcaacccACCTCGAAGGTCTGGGCCTCCTAGCACCTTAAAGCCTGTACAGACTGCTACAATAAAAGCGACTGATTCTCTGGTGGAGGATGAATGGGTGAACGATGAGGAACTGGCTATGATTGATACTCAGGCGTTGCATGTTggcaatttattttag